From Carassius gibelio isolate Cgi1373 ecotype wild population from Czech Republic chromosome B21, carGib1.2-hapl.c, whole genome shotgun sequence, the proteins below share one genomic window:
- the nudt2 gene encoding bis(5'-nucleosyl)-tetraphosphatase [asymmetrical], which translates to MALRACGFVIFRRLVQKSPPDNIEFLLLQTSYGEHHWTPPKGHVDPGEDDFTTAMRETQEEAGLGKDHLRMVDGFLQRLHYQVRGKDKEVLYWLAELRDPNTQVVLSDEHQDYRWAKLEEACKLAKYQDLQDTLTAAQRYLETQGKQ; encoded by the exons ATGGCATTGCGGGCATGTGGATTTGTTATTTTTCGGCGTTTGGTCCAGAAGTCTCCCCCTGATAATATAGAGTTCCTTCTGCTGCAGACGTCCTACGGGGAACATCACTGGACACCACCCAAAG GTCATGTTGACCCTGGAGAGGACGACTTTACCACCGCCATGAGAGAGACACAGGAAGAAGCAGGTTTAGGTAAAGATCACCTGCGTATGGTCGACGGCTTCCTGCAGAGGTTGCACTATCAGGTCCGAGGAAAGGACAAAGAGGTGCTCTATTGGTTGGCTGAGCTGCGTGACCCAAACACACAGGTCGTTCTCTCAGATGAACACCAGGATTACCGCTGGGCCAAACTAGAGGAAGCCTGCAAACTGGCAAAATACCAGGACTTACAGGACACACTTACAGCAGCACAGCGGTATCTAGAAACACAGGGCAAACAGTAA
- the rfesd gene encoding Rieske domain-containing protein — protein sequence MDENKPPRMYFIGKKEDLVQAKRMNVTLDGRDILIIYHQRTFYAMDLQCYHAGSSLEPGDIEEINNKLCIVCPKHKYKITLAEGEGLYKASNPTEKVPTPRWYSKGIKQRVHKVTEVDEDIFVTLSSCPGWIESDYYQTEKGRAELRKAQESENGEADVNADEDV from the exons ATGGATGAAAACAAGCCTCCTCGTATGTATTTTATCGGCAAGAAAGAAGATCTCGTTCAGGCCAAGAGAATGAATGTGACTCTAGACGGAAGAGACATTCTTATTATATATCATCAGAGAACTTTCTATGCAATGGACCTGCAGTGTTACC atgctGGCAGTAGTTTAGAGCCCGGAGATATTGAG GAAATCAACAACAAGCTCTGTATTGTGTGCCCAAAGCACAAGTATAAGATCACTCTGGCTGAAGGTGAGGGGTTATACAAGGCCAGCAACCCCACAGAAAAAGTTCCCACTCCACGGTGGTATTCCAAAGGCATAAAGCAGAGAGTGCACAAAGTGACAGAAGTAGACGAAGACATCTTTGTGACGTTGTCCAGCTGCCCCGGGTGGATTGAGTCAGACTATTATCAGACTGAGAAGGGCAGGGCAGAACTGAGAAAAGCACAGGAGTCGGAGAATGGAGAAGCAGACGTGAATGCAGATGAAGACGTTTAG
- the rhobtb3 gene encoding rho-related BTB domain-containing protein 3: MSVHIVALGSECPVGVGPGDETTGPGQVQGGLLWSYLGHGARELDPNSVTPSRHPLNPAFMEYQSRVFGDVRVMVRDCPSWDLLDSDWASVRSILDQADIVVIKYSVNDKLAFQKVRNVYAPRLRPLLRHWGVPVILVAVGARLNDDGPPCTCPLCASDWSSCVPHSEGLQLSRDLGATYLELPSLNNFFVGRYFGSVLEYFMIQCLKQKAKERPDKRRGQRFNEPRPPHLDQPARLPSVRVEESSFSQDLQWLLERGVQFADVAFYAGDSGKELGWAHASILCAVSPYFRQLLVGRQAWERPVSRCTCRDRDGPNSLLSTWDGGIDDLPRADGHPPGHLSRLVVKDPLLCLCLWETLMFLYRGAWEWEYLEEAIAEKLKNPLAVAQLIDRIRSFVGREKAPRDTPNPRSQQGPLTLGSLFNSPLYSDVIFMVQGSVLPAHRAVLVARCDVMAAMFSGKYAEARSRVVPIHGVSSDTFLAFLEYLYTDTCCPASVLQAMAVLVCAEMYQVKRLQHLCEVCVCAYLQNMPSRELASTGISVIRLLKKAKCHNADQLYVWLLHFIANNYLIFSHKPDFLELSDEEREQVERLRWPSRGYLQELSEYQQRRRQIRKSRCTIM; the protein is encoded by the exons AT GTCTGTCCACATAGTGGCCCTGGGAAGCGAGTGTCCTGTGGGCGTCGGGCCTGGGGACGAGACGACCGGCCCGGGACAGGTCCAAGGTGGCTTGTTGTGGAGTTACCTGGGTCATGGAGCTCGGGAATTAGATCCAAACTCGGTGACACCATCAAGGCATCCCTTGAACCCTGCATTTATGGAGTACCAGTCTAGAGTGTTCGGGGATGTCAGAGTGATGGTGCGGGATTGTCCCAGTTGG GACCTTTTAGACAGCGACTGGGCGAGTGTCCGGAGCATTCTGGATCAGGCCGACATCGTGGTCATTAAGTACTCGGTCAACGACAAACTGGCCTTTCAGAAGGTCCGAAACGTCTACGCCCCAAGACTTCGCCCTCTTCTTCGACACTGGGGTGTTCCTGTGATTCTGGTAGCCGTGGGGGCGAGGCTAAATG ATGACGGCCCGCCGTGCACATGTCCTCTGTGTGCGTCCGACTGGAGCAGCTGTGTGCCCCACAGTGAGGGGCTCCAGCTGTCCAGGGACCTGGGGGCCACTTACCTGGAGTTGCCCTCTCTAAACAACTTTTTTGTGGGTCGTTACTTTGGCAGTGTG CTGGAATACTTCATGATTCAGTGTCTGAAGCAGAAAGCCAAAGAACGGCCAGACAAACGACGGGGGCAAAGATTTAACGAGCCCCGTCCTCCTCATTTGGACCAGCCAG CGCGTCTTCCCTCGGTGAGAGTGGAGGAATCTTCCTTCTCTCAGGACTTGCAGTGGCTCCTCGAACGCGGCGTTCAATTCGCAGACGTGGCGTTCTACGCTGGGGACTCTGGGAAGGAGCTGGGCTGGGCGCACGCGTCCATTCTGTGTGCCGTCAGTCCGTACTTCAGACAGCTGCTGGTGGGACGGCAGGCCTGGGAAAGGCCTGTTTCACGCTGCACCTGCAGGGACAGAGACGGCCCCAACTCGCTTTTGTCCACCTGGGATGGAGGCATAGATGATCTACCCAGAGCAGACGGACACCCTCCAGGACACCTTTCACGGCTGGTTGTGAAGGACCCGCTGCTCTGTTTATGCCTGTGGGAGACGTTAATGTTTCTTTACAGAG GGGCTTGGGAATGGGAATACCTGGAGGAAGCTATTGCTGAAAAACTGAAGAACCCTTTGGCCGTAGCCCAGCTGATTGACAGGATACGCTCATTCGTTGGAAGAGAAAAG GCCCCCAGGGACACACCCAACCCCCGCTCTCAACAAGGTCCTTTGACACTGGGAAGCCTCTTCAATTCCCCTCTATACTCTGATGTCATCTTCATGGTGCAAG GAAGTGTGCTGCCAGCACACAGAGCCGTGCTTGTGGCCCGCTGTGATGTTATGGCTGCCATGTTCAGTGGGAAATATGCAGAAGCACGAAGTCGTGTGGTGCCAATACATGGAGTCTCGTCTGATACCTTTCTGGCTTTCCTGGAGTACCTCTACACTGACACCTGCTGTCCAG cCAGTGTGCTGCAGGCCATGGCTGTGCTCGTCTGCGCCGAGATGTACCAGGTGAAACGGCTGCAGCACCTGTGTGAAGTGTGTGTCTGCGCGTATCTTCAAAATATGCCCAGTCGAGAACTAGCATCTACTGGGATCAGTGTGATTCGCTTACTGAAGAAAGCGAAG TGTCACAACGCTGACCAGCTCTATGTCTGGCTCCTCCATTTCATTGCCAATAACTACCTGATCTTCAGTCACAAGCCTGACTTCCTGGAGCTATCAG ATGAGGAGCGCGAGCAGGTGGAGCGACTGCGCTGGCCCTCCAGAGGTTACCTACAGGAGCTCAGCGAGTACCAGCAACGCAGACGGCAGATCCGCAAGTCTCGCTGCACCATCATGTGA
- the glrx gene encoding glutaredoxin-1 → MAEFVKAQIKGDKVVVFLKPSCPYCVLAKDVLSKYKFKSGHFELIDISGRSDMSGIQDYLHQITGARTVPRVFIGEQCIGGGSDVDGLDRSGKLEGMLQAIGSLQ, encoded by the exons ATGGCAGAATTCGTTAAGGCGCAAATTAAGGGTGACAAAGTAGTCGTGTTTCTGAAGCCGAGCTGTCCTTACTGCGTCCTCGCTAAGGATGTTTTGTCAAAGTATAAATTCAAAAGTGGACACTTCGAGTTGATTGATATCAGCGGACGCAGTGACATGAGCGGCATCCAAGACTATCTTCACCAGATCACAGGCGCGCGAACC GTTCCTCGGGTCTTCATAGGCGAACAGTGCATTGGAGGAGGAAGTGATGTCGACGGTCTGGACCGTTCTGGAAAACTGGAGGGCATGTTGCAGGCAATTGGATCTCTGCAGTGA
- the ell2 gene encoding RNA polymerase II elongation factor ELL2 codes for MMAALCENGTYGLNCGRKSDRISVLHVKLTESAFKALENYQNCKKAPSSQATIRFQGLQGRIKIPTTDAPNGCHNFDFYLSNYGKDNPQGSFECIHQYISGSGVPHLSSLGTIQDKITVCATNDSYQVTKERVAKAEDDKSKSSTKFIRPGGPFRDKKVQHRKPAPSAPDPVPERKQTTPLNPANTIRKCLTNNPVSQRPYRDRVIHLLALRSYKKLELLGRLQRDGISQKDRNSLGSTLNQVASLNPKDNSYSLKDFIFREVQRNWPGYTEDERVQCDRILARKLGLNSESVSSSSPTKEPTSPLKRQPETDFIDPLMSKKPRISHLSNRGPPSSSGRHSSETEDKKPASTAACPGPYFHPPLVTGSRSNSPSTPEGRGSQDLPLDQSSICGNSSESYAPHSHTSSQPVSTTSPLSFSTCTVSTTTITSTTTTSNGHRVSSAASPTASREGNGSKKPKKSKKHKDKERKREGEKEKDKDRKRDREHNCDKEAKPRKKHRNEAEQRHIPANINQESDREAGKDKPVNSTELPVPTKPDYVVKYTAVISMDQRQHYKDDFNAEYDEYRILHARVERVTRRFTKLDAQCRRLAPGTKEYQDVHEQVLQEYKKIKQHSPKYYEEKLRCEYLHNKLAHIKRLIADFDQRKAQSWL; via the exons ATGATGGCAGCTCTCTGCGAGAATGGCACATATGGACTCAACTGTGGCCGCAAGAGCGACAGAATATCAGTTTTACATGTCAAACTGACAGAATCAGCCTTTAAAGCGCTGGAAAACTACCAAAACTGTAAG AAGGCACCGTCCTCACAGGCGACGATACGTTTTCAGGGTCTTCAAGGG CGCATTAAAATCCCAACAACAGATGCTCCCAATGGCTGTCATAACTTTGACTTTTATTTGTCAAACTATGGCAAAGACAATCCTCAAGGAAGCTTTGAGTGTATCCACCAGTACATATCTGG CTCTGGAGTCCCCCATCTGTCCTCCTTGGGAACGATTCAAGACAAAATCACAGTATGTGCCACCAATGACTCTTACCAGGTGACCAAAGAGAGAGTGGCCAAAGCTGAGGACGATAAAAGCAAAAGCAGCACCAAATTCATCAGACCCGGAGGACCGTTCAGAG ACAAAAAAGTCCAGCACCGAAAACCGGCCCCGTCAGCCCCCGATCCGGTTCCAGAGAGGAAGCAGACCACCCCCCTCAACCCAGCCAACACCATCCGCAAGTGCCTTACCAACAACCCCGTATCGCAACGGCCATACCGGGACCGCGTCATTCACCTTCTGGCCCTGCGCTCTTACAAGAAACTAGAGCTGCTCGGCAGACTGCAAAGAGATGGCATCAGCCAGAAAGACCGCAACTCTTTGGGCTCTACACTAAATCAG GTGGCCAGTCTAAACCCGAAGGATAACTCGTATTCCCTGAAGGACTTTATCTTCCGTGAGGTCCAGAGGAACTGGCCGGGCTACACGGAGGATGAACGGGTTCAGTGTGACAGGATCCTGGCACG tAAATTGGGTTTGAATTCAGAGTCTGTATCTTCCAGCAGCCCAACCAAAGAGCCAACATCTCCACTG AAACGTCAACCTGAGACTGACTTcattgaccctctgatgtctaaGAAGCCCCGAATCTCCCACCTCAGTAACCGAGGGCCCCCCTCCTCTTCAGGTCGTCATTCTTCAGAGACTGAGGACAAAAAACCTGCATCAACGGCCGCTTGCCCAGGACCCTATTTTCACCCTCCCCTTGTCACGGGCTCCAGGTCAAACTCCCCCAGTACACCAGAGGGCCGGGGGTCTCAGGACCTGCCCCTGGACCAGAGCTCTATATGCGGAAACTCCTCCGAGAGCTACGCCCCCCACAGCCACACGTCCAGCCAGCCGGTTTCCACCACGTCCCCCTTGTCCTTCTCCACCTGTACCGTCTCCACAACCACCATTACCTCCACTACTACCACCAGCAACGGCCACCGCGTTTCTTCTGCCGCGTCTCCTACGGCCAGCCGTGAAGGCAATGGCAGCAAAAAGCCCAAGAAGTCCAAGAAGCACAAAGATAAAGAGAGGAAGcgagaaggagagaaagagaaggataaGGACCGAAAGAGGGATAGAGAGCATAACTGCGATAAGGAAGCAAAGCCCAGGAAGAAACATCGGAATGAGGCAGAACAAAGACACATTCCTGCCAACATCAATCAAGAATCGGACCGAGAAG CTGGCAAAGACAAGCCTGTGAACAGCACTGAACTTCCAGTCCCAACAAAGCCCGATTACGTAGT GAAGTACACAGCAGTGATATCTATGGATCAGAGGCAGCACTATAAGGATGACTTCAATGCAGAATATGATGAGTATCGCATCCTTCATGCCCGCGTAGAGAGAGTTACTCGTCGTTTTACAAAACTGGACGCCCAGTGTAGACGACTTGCACCAGGAACTAAAGAGTACCAG GACGTACATGAACAGGTGCtgcaagaatataaaaaaattaaacaa CACAGCCCAAAATATTATGAAGAAAAACTGCGCTGTGAGTACCTGCACAACAAACTGGCCCACATCAAACGGCTCATCGCTGACTTCGACCAGCGGAAGGCGCAGTCCTGGCTGTAG